AGACGAAAAGGAAATATTGAAGATCGAATTTTTCTGCCAGGGCGTTCCAATCCACTGCAGTTGAAAGCAGGGGCTCCAGAATTGTTGTTGCTGCAGCACATGCGTGACCTTTGTCATGACTACTCAATTGGGCGGCATAGGAAGGCTCGTGCAGGAAGAGCGTTGACGGGTGAACTTCAGCGAATTCCGGGAATTGGACCATCCATGGCGAAAAAATTGTGGGCTCATTATTCTTCAGTAAAAGAGATGGCGCAAGCATCTGTAGCAGATTTGATGCGAATTGATGGGGTAGGAAAGAAGAAGGCTGAAGCTATTTACGAAGGTCTTTCAGTATTCAGATGATCCTGACTTTAATGATATTGAATTATTCCTATTGTTCGACTGGTTGAGGTCTCACTATTATAAATAATAGCCTTCCATACTCTATCTTATGAAAATCTTTTAATTTGTTGCAATAATATACAAAAAAGGGCTACAAGAAATTTAACCATTTTTGATACCTTGATAAATAGGGTAATAAATAGTGTTTCGATAATATAATTAAGGAAATGGTTAGAAAAGAGGTTGAGTGTAGTCTAAAATGGCGCTATGTTAGCAGTTGCTTACAATGTGAAATAATGCACTATTCTTTCAGAAAATTGCCAGAGTAGATAGACGGAAACATATTGTTGGTTTATCTAAAAGGGTATAAATATATTTGGGAGTTTGTATAGGGTGTTGCTTTAACGTAAACAGGAGGGGGATATCGTCATATTAGGCGTAGTGTGGCGATATAAAACACATTGGTTTTACACGTTCTTTTCTAATGGAACCTCAGATGGCGTATTGAGGTGTGTTAGAACCGGGTGTGACTCCTCGTAGCAATGTGTAGGGAGAGTTATGATGCGTTCAGAGTTAACTAAGATTGTCCACGAACTTGTGTTGAACAGCCCAATTCCAGCTAAAGCACTCGCGAAAGAAATCGGCAAGCCGTATTCTACCTTGCTCCGCGAAGTGAACCCGTATGATGCTGGGGCGAAGTTGGGGGTTGAAACATTGATGGACATCATGAAAAAGACTGGAAACATTGAACCATTAGAGTACATTGCTCAAGAGATGGGATTTGCAATTGTAGATCCGAAACTTATGGCAGAGCCGAGTGACACTGTAAGCCTCGCTGAAATCGCATAGCGAGCAGTTACTAATGAAGTAGGCTGAGGTTTTCAGTCTCTGTCAATCTTTAAGAGACCTGTAGGAATACAGGTCTCTTTCTATTGGTCTGAATACAAAAAGCTCCTGATAATGTCAGGAGCTTTTTGAGTATTATAGCGAATGCTCAATGATACCGCCGCCAAGAACAGTGAGATTTTCATCGTATACACAGCAGACTTGTCCGCTGGCTGGCGGAGACTGTGGCTCATCGTATGTGACAATCAGCAGGTCATCTTGCTCGCTGATAGTTACGGGGATAGGCAGTTGGCGGTAGCGGGTGCGAACGAGAAGTTTTTCACCCCAGTGCTCTTTTGCTACAAGGAAGTTCATATTGCTTACAACGCAACCAGTGGAAAGCAATTCTGTTTTTGGCCCAACGATCAGTACATTCTTTTCCATGTCTTTGCGGATTACATAGAGTGGTTCTTTCCACGCAACCCCAAGTCCTTTGCGTTGACCTTCTGTGTACTGCCATAACCCATTGTGTTTCCCCACAACGGTACCGTCGGCGAGTTCCATGTTGCCGCCAGTACCGAGGTTGGCACCTCTATCAATTAAGAATGCACGGTAATCATCATTCGGAACAAAGCAGATTTCTTGACTTTCGCTTGGATACGCAGGGGCAATTCCGCGTTCTGCCAGTTCTGCTTTAATATCTTCTTTTTTCTTTTTTCCAAGAGGGAACAGCGCCTTTTCCAATTGTTTTTTCGGCACAAGCGATAAAAAGTAGCTTTGATCTTTTTTAGGATCATGCCCTCGGGAAAGAGTGCGTCCGTATAACGGATTATCTTCCAATACCGCATAGTGTCCCGTTGCAATTTGATTTGCCCCAAGCTTTTCTGCTTCGCGTAGCAGTGCGCCGAACTTCATGCTGGCATTACATAGCGCGCAAGGGTTTGGTGTGCGCCCGTGAATGTATTCATCCATAAATGGAGTAACAACACATTGTTCAAATTCTTCGTGTAAGTCGACTGCATGAAATGGAACATCCAATGATGCGCACATGGCACCGATGGCTTCTTCCCTTTCTTTGCTTGGAGCAAGAAAGTGGGCATGGAGCGCAAAAATATCGTGTCCC
The DNA window shown above is from Halodesulfovibrio marinisediminis DSM 17456 and carries:
- a CDS encoding phage regulatory CII family protein; translated protein: MRSELTKIVHELVLNSPIPAKALAKEIGKPYSTLLREVNPYDAGAKLGVETLMDIMKKTGNIEPLEYIAQEMGFAIVDPKLMAEPSDTVSLAEIA
- the mnmA gene encoding tRNA 2-thiouridine(34) synthase MnmA, with amino-acid sequence MTIAVAVSGGTDSLYALLTLKEQGHDIFALHAHFLAPSKEREEAIGAMCASLDVPFHAVDLHEEFEQCVVTPFMDEYIHGRTPNPCALCNASMKFGALLREAEKLGANQIATGHYAVLEDNPLYGRTLSRGHDPKKDQSYFLSLVPKKQLEKALFPLGKKKKEDIKAELAERGIAPAYPSESQEICFVPNDDYRAFLIDRGANLGTGGNMELADGTVVGKHNGLWQYTEGQRKGLGVAWKEPLYVIRKDMEKNVLIVGPKTELLSTGCVVSNMNFLVAKEHWGEKLLVRTRYRQLPIPVTISEQDDLLIVTYDEPQSPPASGQVCCVYDENLTVLGGGIIEHSL